In Pungitius pungitius chromosome 2, fPunPun2.1, whole genome shotgun sequence, a single window of DNA contains:
- the clcf1 gene encoding uncharacterized protein clcf1 yields MLYGVLQRQLVLLLAAALATALDTSPNLASERSSIESTYELTKYLEYQLKEIKDIYLTYLGPPFNEKDFSPPRPNSTALSLPSAATRLELWHGLENQARLAQNQRAYSVLLAAVRELARSTLCPSLKTSLLHFCTGLDGLLGSISALMTTLGYALPPPSANVGSNAGELQYPLRGPGGDRPAPLMTQSLYRSRAGTRAASGQRNNQKRSGKTSARGEREDVTVEMVEKRRGREERRADATAAGGGSGGLREKGRGERGRRGRREEPERGKGPAGEEERGGEQQEDEQLEGEASEVGWRRRRLLSVDEDGEEKETQPDPWVEASYPGAGASTFLQLPSIRTDNNQYSYNLNSRHTGTLREGGGFIVGAGRTGLRGVEEEEEKQTDTEAPYSTFHHQRRPPRSLHSPTLQPPLSTLSLLYQFGAGEEHTLLSRPVPLSLQRGTSLLSPPLPPLLASSSSSASSLLSVRPTMNDFARKVEGFWILRELQTWLWRSAKDFNRLKKRLRG; encoded by the exons atgctttacGGAG TGCTTCAACGCCAGCTAGTCTTGCTATTGGCCGCTGCCCTGGCAACGGCCCTGGATACTTCGCCCAACCTGGCCAGCGAGAGGAGTTCGATAGAAAGCACGTACGAGCTGACCAAATACCTGGAGTACCAGCTCAAGGAAATCAAAGACATATAT ctgaccTACCTGGGCCCTCCATTCAACGAGAAGGACTTCTCCCCTCCTCGGCCCAACAGTACCGCTCTGTCCCTGCCCAGCGCCGCCACCCGCCTGGAGCTGTGGCACGGCCTGGAGAACCAAGCTCGGCTCGCCCAGAACCAGAGGGCCTACTCCGTCCTGCTGGCGGCGGTCAGGGAGTTGGCCCGCTCCACCCTCTGCCCCTCCCTCAAGACCTCCCTGCTGCACTTTTGCACAGGCTTGGATGGGCTGCTGGGCTCCATATCTGCACTGATGACCACCCTTGGTTACgcgcttcctcctccctctgccaaCGTGGGGAGTAACGCCGGTGAGCTGCAGTACCCTCTGAGGGGCCCAGGGGGCGACCGACCCGCTCCGCTGATGACCCAGAGCCTTTACAGGTCACGGGCCGGGACGAGGGCGGCGTCCGGTCAGCGCAACAACCAGAAACGGAGCGGAAAGACCTCGgccagaggagagagggaggacgtCACCGTAGAAATGGTGgaaaagagaagagggagggaggagaggagagcggaCGCGACCGCAGCCGGGGGAGGGAGTGGCGGATTGAGGGagaagggaagaggagaaagaggcaggagggggaggagggaggagccgGAGCGCGGGAAAGGGCCCGCCGgcgaagaggagagaggaggggagcagcaggaggacgagcAGCTGGAGGGAGAGGCGAGCGAGgtgggatggaggaggaggaggctgttgAGCGTCGacgaggatggagaggagaaggagacgcAGCCCGACCCGTGGGTAGAAGCGTCGTACCCGGGTGCGGGCGCCTCCACCTTCCTTCAACTGCCGAGCATCCGCACCGACAACAATCAATACAGCTACAATCTGAACTCTCGTCACACGGGAACACTGAGAGAAGGAGGCGGATTTATTGTGGGGGCGGGGCGCACAGGCttgaggggggtggaggaggaggaggagaagcaaacAGACACGGAGGCCCCTTACTCCACTTTCCATCACCAGCGTCGGCCTCCTCGCTCCCTCCACTCTCCCACCCTCCAGCCTCCGCTGTCCACGCTGTCCTTACTCTACCAGTTCGGGGCGGGAGAGGAGCACACCCTCCTCTCCCGCCCGGTTCCCCTGTCTTTGCAAAGGGGAACCTCCCTCCTTTCGCCTCCTCTGCCTCcgctcctcgcctcctcctcttcctccgcctcctcgcTGCTGTCGGTGCGGCCGACCATGAACGACTTCGCCAGGAAGGTGGAGGGTTTTTGGATATTGAGGGAGCTTCAGACTTGGCTGTGGCGCTCGGCGAAGGACTTTAACCGCCTCAAGAAGAGACTCAGAGGCTGA